The segment ACCGGCTGGGTGCAGCAACTGATCGCCGACGGCGGCTATCTTGGCCTGTTCCTGCTGATGTTCGGGGAGACGGTGTTCCCGCCGATCCCGTCCGAGGTCATCATGTCGATGGCCGGGCTGCAGGCGGCGAAGGGCACGATGCTGCTGCCCGCCGCGATCCTCGCCGGCACGGCCGGCGCGATGCTCGGCAACATCGTCTGGTATCTCGCCGCGCGCCGGCTGGGACTCGATCGGCTCCGGCCGCTGATCGAGCGCCATGGCCGCTGGCTGACGATGGATTGGGCGGAGGTCGACCGCGGCGAACGCTGGTTCATGCGCCACGGCCATCTGTTCGTCTGCATCGGCCGCATGCTGCCGACCGCGCGCTCGCTGGTCTCGGTGCCGGCAGGGCTGATGCGGATGCGCTTCCTGCCCTTCCTGCTGTGGTCGTCGGTCGGCACGCTCGGCTGGTCGACGATGCTCGCGGTCGGCGGCTGGGTGCTGGGCACCCGCTTCGCCGCGATGGAGGCCTGGCTCGGCGTCGCCTCGACCGTGCTGCTGGCCGTGCTCGGCGGCTTCTATATCTGGCGGGTGCTGACTTGGAAGCCGTCCCGCTGAGGAAGATCAGAACGCCTTTTCGAGCCGGTCGAGCAGGCTGAGCGCCGGGCTGGCGGCCGGCGCCACGTCGACCGGCGGCTCGACCTCCAGTCGCCGGACGCGGGCATAGAGATCCTGGCTGGCGTCGATCAGCGCGATCGCGGCGGGCGGCAGGCCGGCGGTCGAGATCGCGTCGCTGGGCGTCGCATCCCCAAGCCGGCGGGCGGCGGCGGCGGCTTCCTCGTCGCTCATCTGGCCCAGTTCGATCGCCCGTTCGGTCAGCAGCCAGGCGAGGACGTGCATCAACCGGCTCGTGACCTTGAGCGATTCGCAGCTCAGCGTGACGCGGGCGAGCGGATCGAGCGCCTCGCGGTCGTCGCGCCCACGATGCTCGAAATAGCCGCGCGCCTCGTCGGCGAGCAGCATCGCTTCGGTGTAGAGGCTGTTGACCAGCCGTCCCCGCAGGCGAATCTCTTTCGGTCCTTCACCCATATGCCCGGTGATGACACAGCCGCCCGCCGCCGCGAAACCAAAAGTGGGTTAACCGGCCTCGATCCGGTCGGCGAAACGGCCGAGATGGTCGATCATCGTCTGCAGCTCGACCATCCGCCGGCGGAGATGGTCGGCCTTGGCGCGGCAGCGCAGCGCGGTGACGGTCCGCTGGGTCGCCCCGCCGTCGCCGACGTCGTAGAGGTCGAGCAGCTCGGCGATCTCGTCGAGGCCGAAGCCCATCGCCTTGCCCTGCAATATCCAGGCGACGCGGAACCGGTCGCGCCGCGAATAGACCCGCGTCGCGCCGTCGCGGATCGGGGCGATCAGCCCCTCCTCCTCGTAGAAGCGCAGCGCACGGGGCGTTATCCCGAACTCCTTCGACAGTTCGGCGATGCCGAAGCTCTGGGCGTCGGTCGATGCTATATCGACGATGGGAGCGCAATCACTGGCCACGGAACCACCCCTGAAAGGACTGTCCCTGCCCCTACGGCAAGCGCGCTCCGACCATCAATCGAACAATCTCAGATGCTTACCACTTTAGTCTAAGGTTCGACCTTGGTCTAAGCGTTGTTTGGAAATGATCCTGCGGATCATTTCCAAACCAGCTCTAAACCTCGATGGTCCGCACCAGGGTCGGGCCGTCGCGGTCGATCCGGCGATAGAAGCAGCTCCGCTCGCCGGTGTGGCATGCCGGCCCCGCCGGCTCGCAGCGCAGCCAGATGGCGTCCTGGTCGCAATCGATCCGCGCCTCGACGACGCGCATGACGTTGCCGCTGCTCTCGCCCTTCTTCCACAACCGCCCGCGCGAGCGCGAGAAAAAGGTCGCCTCCCCGCTCTCCAGGGTCGCGGCGAGCGCCTCGGCGTTCATATGGGCGAGCATCAGCACCTCGCCCGAACGATGGTCGGTCACCACGGCGGTGACGAGGCCGGCGGCGTCGTAGCGCGGGTCGAGCGCGCTGCCCTGTTCACGATCCTGATCCATGGCGGGAGCGATGCGCCAAAGCCGTGCCGCAGGCAAGACCGGGCGAAAACCGTCCACCCACAGATTTATTGTGACAGTGGGGCGACAAACGCCGACACCGTCACTATATGCCGCCCATATCGGCCACCGCGATGGGATTCGCGATGCTCACCACGCATCCGTTTGATGACGACAAGCTGCGCGAAGAGTGCGGCGTATTCGGGATTTGGGGCGCGGAGACCGCCGCCGCCATGGTTGCGCTCGGCCTGCACGCGTTGCAGCACCGGGGGCAGGAGGCGGCCGGGATCACGAGCTGGGACGGCCATGCCTTCCACACCCACAGGGCGATGGGCCATGTCGCCGGGAATTTCGACAAGGACGAGGTGATCCGCGGCCTGCCCGGCCATGTCGCCTGCGGCCACGTCCGCTACTCGACGACGGGCGAGACCGCGCTGCGCAACGTGCAGCCGCTGTTCGCTGAACTGTCGTCGGGCGGCTTCGCGATCGCCCATAACGGCAATATCTCGAACGCGATGAAGCTGCGCCGGGAACTGGTCCGGGGCGGATCGATCTTCCAGTCGACCAGCGACACCGAGACGATCATCCACCTCGTCGCCATGTCGAAATACCGGACGCTGCTCGATCGCTTCATCGATGCGCTCAAGCAGGTCGAGGGCGCCTATTCGCTGATCTGCATGACGCCCGAGGGCATGATCGCCTGCCGCGATCCGCTCGGCATCCGTCCGCTGGTGCTCGGCCGGGTCGGCGACGCCTATATCTTCGCGTCGGAGACGGTCGCGCTCGACGTGGTCGGCGCCACCTTCATCCGCCAGGTCGAGCCGGGCGAGCTGGTGATCGTGTCGGAGGGCGGGCTGCGCTCGATCCGGCCGTTCGCCGACGTCCGCGCGCGGCCCTGCATCTTCGAGCATGTCTATTTCTCGCGGCCCGATTCGATCGTCGACGGCTCGTCGGTCTATTCGGTGCGCAAACGGATCGGCGCGCAGCTCGCGATCGAGAACGGCGTCGACGCCGACCTCGTCGTCCCCGTCCCCGACTCGGGCACGCCCGCCGCGATCGGCTATGCCCAGCAATCGGGCATTCCGTTCGAGCTCGGCATCATCCGGTCGCACTATGTCGGCCGCACCTTCATCCAGCCCGGCGACCAGGTCCGCCATCTCGGCGTCAAGCTCAAGCACAACGCCAACCGCGCGCTGATCGACGGCCAGCGGCTCGTGCTGATCGACGATTCGATCGTCCGCGGCACGACCAGCGTGAAGATCCTCCAGATGCTCCGTGATGCCGGCGCGCGCGAGGTGCACCTGCGCATCGCCAGCCCGCCGACCCGGCACAGCTGCTTCTACGGCGTCGACACGCCCGAACGCGCCAAGCTGCTCGCCGCGCAGATGAACGTCGCGGAGATGGCCGCCTATATCGGCGCGGACAGCCTCGCCTTCCTGTCGATCGACGGCCTCTACAAGGCGCTGGGCGACGAAGGCCGGGTCGATCGCGCGCCGACCTTCTGCGACGCCTGCTTCACCGGCGACTATCCGACCCACCTCACCGATCATGAGGAACTGACCCCGACCGACCAGCTTGCCCTGCACGGCGAGCGGGTCGTCGCCTGATCCTCCCCACCGGGACCGAACCATGGACAAGCCATTTTCCGGCAAGCTCGCGCTCGTCACCGGCGCATCGCGCGGCATCGGCGCCGCGACCGCCGAGGCGCTGGGCGCCGCCGGCGCGCACGTCATCCTGACCGCGCGCACGTCGGGGGGGCTCGAGGAGGTCGAGGAGCGTATCCACGCGGCCGGCGGCAGCGCCACCATCGCTCCGCTCGACCTGGCCGAGAACGACAGCATCGCCCGGCTGGCCGAGGCGATCGGCGGGCGCTGGCAGGCGCTCGACATCCTCGTCCTCAACGCGGCGATGCTCGGCACGCTCGCCCCGGTCCCGGCCATCGACGCCAAGGAATTCGCCCGGCTGCTGACGCTCAACATCATGGCGCAGCAGCAGCTCATCGCCGCCTTCGACCCGATGCTGCGGGCGAGCGCGGCGGGCCGGGTGATCGGCCTGACCAGCACCGTCGCCCAGGCGCCGCGCGCCTATTGGGGCGCCTATGGCGCATCCAAGGCCGCGCTGGAGACGCTGCTGCTCGCCTATGCCGAGGAGGTGGGCAAGATCAGCCCGATCCGGGTCGCCGTCGTCAACCCAGGCGCCACCGCGACTGCGATGCGGCAGAAGGCCTATCCGGGCGAGGACCAGACGACGCTCAGGAGCCCGGCCAACGTCGGCGCGGCGCTGGTCGAGCTGATCGCGCAGGATTTCGAGACCGGGCTACGAACCAGGATCGAGGGCTGACCGTCTCCTGCCCTCATCCGGTGCGGATGATGGGCGGTCGGGATGACGCCGGCTCGGCTTACGCCTTCACCAGCGTCACCTGCGCCACGTCGATGCCGCCGCCGGCGAAGCCGCCCTCGCAATACATCAGGTAGAAGCGCCAGAGCTTGACGAAGGCCTCGTCGAAGCCGGTGGGGAGCCGCCCCTCGGCGATCGCGCCGTCGAAGCTCTCGCGCCAGCGCCGCAGCGTCTCCGCATAGTGCAGCCCGAAGCGGTGGCGGCTCGACGCCTCCCAGCGCAGCCCGGCCTTCTCCGCCGCCGCGCGGAAGCGGCTTTCGGAGATCAGCATCCCGCCGGGGAAGATATAGGTCTGGATGAAGTCGGCGTCGGTCCGATAGCTTTCGAAGATATCGTCGTCGATCTCGATATACTGGATCGCCGCCCGGCCGCCCGGCTTCAGCGCGCGGGCGATCGCCTCCATATAGGTCGGCCAATATTTCTCGCCGACCGCCTCGACCATCTCGACGCTGGCGACCGCGTCATATTGCCCGGGAACGTCGCGATAGTCGCGGATCTCGAAATGGGCATGGTCCGACAGCCCGCCCGCCGCGAGCCGCGCGTCGGCAAAGGCCTTCTGCTCGACCGACAGGGTGATGCCGGTGACGTCGGCGCCATAATCGGCGGCCGCGACCTCGGCGAGCCCACCCCATCCGCAGCCGATCTCGAGCAGCTTCGCGCCGGGCTTGAGGTCGAGCCGGTCGAGCAGCGCCGTGATCTTGCGGTGCTGCGCCCGTTCGATCGGCTCCGCGGCATCGATCGGCTCGGCGAACAGCGCCGACGAATAGCTCATCGTCCGGTCGAGCCACAGCTCGTAGAAGTCGTTGCCCAGGTCGTAATGGAAGGCGATGTTGCGCCGGGCGTTGGTGCGGCTGTTCCGGCGGAAGGCGTGCCAGATCAGGTTGAAGAAGCGCAGCGGCCCCTGCGCGCGCCCCAGTTCGCCGAGCGGATGGCGGTTGCGCATGAACAGGTCGAAGATCGGCACCGGATCGGGGCTGGTCCATTCGCCGTCGGCCCAACTCCGGTACCAGCCCACCGAACCGGTGGTGACGAGCCGGATCAGCGGGTTCCAGTTGCGCAGCTCGACGATCGCGACCGGGCCGGGCTTGCGGCCGCCCAGCACCCGGAAGCTGCCGTCGGGCAGGGTCGCCTCGATCGCCCCTTCCTCCAGCCCCAGGTCGATGCGGTCGAGCAGCCGCTGGAAACCGGGCGCCAGCAATCGCGCGACCCAGCTCGATCCGGTGGCGAAACGACGATCGGCGAGAAGGAGGTGCTGTCCCCGCACGGGCGGCTGCGCATTCATCTGGTCTTGTCCGTCCTGTTCCCCAACCGGCCGATATCATGCCGCTTATATGGAGGCTTACGGCAGCGGAAGAAGCATTGTTGCAGGGACGGCGACAAATTCCTGGGGATCGATCGGGGGCGGCGCGATCAATGGCCGGGCGTGGCGGGAGCCGGCGCCTTGGCACCGTCCGGCCGCGCCGGATTGGCCATGCTGTGGAGCAGCGCGACGCGATCGGCCTCGGGCAAGGCGCGCAGCAGCGACAGCAGCCGATCGTTCTGGCGGGTGCGCATCTCGCCCTGCAGCGCCTCTTCGCGCCGGAGCAGCGGCTCCAGCTTTTCGACGTCGACGGTGGCCCCGGCGATGAGCTGAGCCTTCTGCTGACGGATCGTCGTCATCTCCGCCTGGATCTCCTTCAGGCGGGGATCGGGGGTGCCGATGATCCGGGCAGCGATCGCCCGTCCCTCGGGCGACAGGGTGATGCGGCGCACCGGCACGCCCGGCGTCGGCGCGAGCGCCCCGCCGGCCGTGGCCGCGGCGGCGGGCTTGGCCGTGGTCGGCGCGGCGATCGCGGCGGCCGGCGCGGCAAGGAGCAAAGCGATCGACATCGTGCCACGCATCATAGGACCACCTCTCCCGGAGATTCTCAGCCGAGCCCCATCAGGCTCAGTACCTCCTTACGGCTTCGATCGTCGTCGCGGAAGACGCCCATCATGCGGCTCGTCGTCATCCCGACACCGGGCGTGCGAACGCCGCGCGCCGTCATGCAGGCATGGGTCGCGTGGATGACGACGGCGACGCCGAGCGGCTCCAGATTCGTCCAGATGCAGTCCGCGATCTCGGCGGTCAGCCGCTCCTGTATCTGCAAGCGGCGGGCGAAGCCGTGCAGCACCCGCGCCAGCTTCGAGATGCCGACCACCCGGCTGTGCGGCAGATAGGCGATATGCGCATGGCCGATGATCGGCGCCATGTGATGCTCGCAATGCGACTGGAACGGGATGTCGCGCAGCAGGACGATCTCGTCATAGCCGCCGACCTCCTCGAAGGTCCGGCTGAGATGGACCGAGGGGTCCTCGTCATAGCCTTGGCAATATTCCTTCCAGGCGCGGCCGACCCGCGACGGCGTATCGAGCAGGCCCTCCCGGTCGGGATTGTCGCCCGACCAGCGGATCAGGGTGCGGATCGCCTCCTGCACGTGCTCCGGCACCGCGATCTTCCCCTTGGGCGTCCCGTGCAGCGCCTCGTCATCGTCACCGAGTATCGACATTCCGCATCCTGTCCTTCTTGTTCGGGTCCGCCTAACGCATCGCGCGACGGAATGTAAACGTCAGCGCGGCCACATCCGCCGGAATTCGGGTTCCCCATCGATGAACTGATGCTTCAGCGCACCTGCGATATGGAGCAGCAGCAGGGCGATCAGCAGATAGCCGCCGATCTCGTGCATCTCGCCGAACAGGCCGTGGAGCATCTCCTTGCGGTCGGCCGGCAGCGCCATGACGAAGCCGGCGCGCGGGACGTCGAACAGGCCGAACAGGCGCAGCGGAATCTCGGGCGCCGCCTTCCATGCGCTGTCGTGCAGCCATCCGGTCAGCGGCATCCACAGCATGAAGAGATAGAGGCCGAAATGGGCCAGATGGGCCAGCCCCCGCTCCCATGCCGCCATGCCCGTCGAGAAGGGCGGCGGCCGGTGCCCGAGCCGCCACAGGATGCGCAGCAGCACCAGGCCCAGCACCGTGATCCCGATCGACTTGTGGGTGTCGATCGCGAAGCGGATATCCTCGTCGGGGAGCTTCTCGGCGAGCAGGCCGAGCAGCAGGTTGCCGATCATCAGCACGGCGATCAGCCAATGCATGACGATCGCGAAACTGGTGTAGCGCCGCGTCAGCGGGCGTTCATCGGCCATGGCTATGCTCCGGGACTGGATCGTTGCGATACTTCAACATTCCGATCATAGAGCGCGAAACGGCGGATTCCAGCCGGATCGCACAATGAACCACCCCGTGAGTCGCCCCGGCCCCGCCAGCCCATGACCCTATCGACCTCGATCGAAGCCCGCTTCAACGCCTTCTCGCCGCGCCTCAACCGGCGTCCATTGACCCTGCCCGCGCTGCTGCTCCACGGCGGCGCGCTGCTGGTGCTGGTCGTCCTGACCGCGCAAGCCTGGCAATGGACGGGCATCCTCGCCTGGTCGGTCGGGCTCGTCTATCTCGCCTATGACACGGCGCTGCTGCTGTTCGTCGGCGTCCAGACGCTCCCCCTGCGTCATTTCGCACCCGCGCAGGACGGCGGCGGCGCGCGGCCGACCCTGGCGGTGCTGGTCGCCGCCCACAACGAGGCGGCGGTGCTCGAACAGACCGTCCATGCGCTGCTCGCGCAACAGGACCCGCCCGACATCATTCTGATCGCCGACGACGGCTCGACCGATCCCACGCCACGGGCGATGGAGCGAGCCTTCGGCATGGCGCCCCCTCCCCTCGGCGAGATGGCGGCGTCGCCCTCCGTGCCGTCGCTGCGCTGGCTGCGGCTGCCGCATGGCGGCAAGGCGCGCGCGCTCAACGCCGCGCTCGAGGCGATCGACAGCGACATCGTCCTGACCGTCGACGCCGACACCATCCTCGCCCCGGATGCGATCGCGGCGATGCGCGCCGCCTTCCACCGCGAACCGGCGCTGGTGGCGGCGACCGGGCTGCTCCGGCCGATCTGCGACCGCAGCGCCGCCGGGCGGCTGTTCGAATGGTTCCAGACCTATGAATATGTCCGCAACTTCATCTCGCGCTTCGCGTGGATGCGGGTCGACGGGCTGCTGCTGATCTCGGGCGCTTTCGCCGGCTTCCGGCGCGAGGCGGTCGTCACGGTCGGCGGCTTCGACCCCGAATGCCTGGTCGAGGATTATGAGCTGATCCACCGGCTGCACCGCTGGTCCGCCGATCATGGCTGCGGCTGGAAGGTCCGCGTGCTGGGCGAGGCGCGCGCCCAGACCGACGCGCCCGGCCATGTCGCCGCCTTCCTGCGGCAGCGGCGGCGCTGGTTCGGCGGCTTCCTCCAGACCCAATATTGGAACCGCGACATGGTCGGCAATCCGCGCTTCGGCCGGCTCGGCACGATGATGCTGCCGGTCAAGGCGTTCGACACGGTCCAGCCCCTGTTCGGCCTGGTCGCCTTCACCCTTCTGCTCGGCTTCGCGATGGAGGGTCGCCTGCCGGTGGTCGGGCCGATCCTGATCGCGATGCTGGCCAAGGTCGCGATCGACCTCGGCTTCCACATCTGGTCGATCATGCTCTACCGGCGCTGGTCGGGCGGCATGCTGCCCGAGGGCTGGGGCCGCGTCCTCGCCGCCTCCTTCATCGAGCCGTTCAGCTTCCAGCTCCTGCGCCATCTCGGCGCCGCCTGGGGCTGGGTCGCCTTCCTCACCCGCAGCTCGACCTGGAGCAAGGCCCGGCGCGGCGGGATATTGGCGCGCGCGGCGTCCTGACCGGCGCGATGCTGGCCAATCGCCCGCGAACCTTGTAGCGAGCGGGCCTGCGACAACCGAAGGCGGATCGATGAGCGACGACGACTATATCTACGACGAGGCCACCGGCGAATGGATCAGCGCCGCCGATGCCGGAGCGGCGGGCGCCACTTCGCAGGTCGAGGTCCGCGATTCGGTCGGCAACCTCCTCGCCGACGGCGACAGCGTGACGCTGATCAAGGACCTGAAGGTCAAGGGCACCAGCCAGACGCTCAAGCGCGGCACGGTGATCAAGTCGATCCGCCTGACCGGCGACGATCAGGAGATCGACTGCCGCTTCGAAGGCATCAAGGGCCTGGTGCTGCGCGCCGAGTTCGTCCGGAAAAGATAAGCCTCCTCTCCCCCTCCCAACGTCATCCCGGCGAAAGCCGGGATCTCCCTGCCTTTCTCCGGCCCAAGAAAGAAGTGAGATCCTGGCTTTCGCCAGGATGACGATCGAGGCCCTCAGCCCGCGGCCGCCTCGATCGGCCCCGCATCGTTCGCGGGCGGCCGGCCTCCGCCGATCGCGGCGATATCGAACGGGGTCGTCCGGTAGATCTCGTTGATCCAGTTGCCGAACAGCAGATGGGCATGGCCGCGCCAGCGGTTCTCGGGCGGCCGGGCCGGATCGTCCCCGGGAAAATAGCCCGCTGGCAGCGGCCCCTGTCCGTCGCGGAAATATTCGTCGGCCAGCGACCGCGTGTCATATTCGACATGGTTGAACATGTGGAGCGACCGGTGCGCCGGATCGTCGAGCAGGCACGGGCCGGTCTCGGCGCTGTCG is part of the Rhizorhabdus wittichii RW1 genome and harbors:
- a CDS encoding short-chain dehydrogenase/reductase SDR (PFAM: NAD-dependent epimerase/dehydratase; short-chain dehydrogenase/reductase SDR; KR) yields the protein MDKPFSGKLALVTGASRGIGAATAEALGAAGAHVILTARTSGGLEEVEERIHAAGGSATIAPLDLAENDSIARLAEAIGGRWQALDILVLNAAMLGTLAPVPAIDAKEFARLLTLNIMAQQQLIAAFDPMLRASAAGRVIGLTSTVAQAPRAYWGAYGASKAALETLLLAYAEEVGKISPIRVAVVNPGATATAMRQKAYPGEDQTTLRSPANVGAALVELIAQDFETGLRTRIEG
- a CDS encoding amidophosphoribosyltransferase (TIGRFAM: amidophosphoribosyltransferase~PFAM: glutamine amidotransferase, class-II; phosphoribosyltransferase), with amino-acid sequence MLTTHPFDDDKLREECGVFGIWGAETAAAMVALGLHALQHRGQEAAGITSWDGHAFHTHRAMGHVAGNFDKDEVIRGLPGHVACGHVRYSTTGETALRNVQPLFAELSSGGFAIAHNGNISNAMKLRRELVRGGSIFQSTSDTETIIHLVAMSKYRTLLDRFIDALKQVEGAYSLICMTPEGMIACRDPLGIRPLVLGRVGDAYIFASETVALDVVGATFIRQVEPGELVIVSEGGLRSIRPFADVRARPCIFEHVYFSRPDSIVDGSSVYSVRKRIGAQLAIENGVDADLVVPVPDSGTPAAIGYAQQSGIPFELGIIRSHYVGRTFIQPGDQVRHLGVKLKHNANRALIDGQRLVLIDDSIVRGTTSVKILQMLRDAGAREVHLRIASPPTRHSCFYGVDTPERAKLLAAQMNVAEMAAYIGADSLAFLSIDGLYKALGDEGRVDRAPTFCDACFTGDYPTHLTDHEELTPTDQLALHGERVVA
- a CDS encoding GTP cyclohydrolase (PFAM: GTP cyclohydrolase I), whose product is MSILGDDDEALHGTPKGKIAVPEHVQEAIRTLIRWSGDNPDREGLLDTPSRVGRAWKEYCQGYDEDPSVHLSRTFEEVGGYDEIVLLRDIPFQSHCEHHMAPIIGHAHIAYLPHSRVVGISKLARVLHGFARRLQIQERLTAEIADCIWTNLEPLGVAVVIHATHACMTARGVRTPGVGMTTSRMMGVFRDDDRSRKEVLSLMGLG
- a CDS encoding transcriptional regulator, MerR family (PFAM: regulatory protein, MerR; Transcription regulator MerR, DNA binding), coding for MASDCAPIVDIASTDAQSFGIAELSKEFGITPRALRFYEEEGLIAPIRDGATRVYSRRDRFRVAWILQGKAMGFGLDEIAELLDLYDVGDGGATQRTVTALRCRAKADHLRRRMVELQTMIDHLGRFADRIEAG
- a CDS encoding Phosphoribosyl-AMP cyclohydrolase (PFAM: phosphoribosyl-AMP cyclohydrolase), producing MDQDREQGSALDPRYDAAGLVTAVVTDHRSGEVLMLAHMNAEALAATLESGEATFFSRSRGRLWKKGESSGNVMRVVEARIDCDQDAIWLRCEPAGPACHTGERSCFYRRIDRDGPTLVRTIEV
- a CDS encoding alkylphosphonate utilization operon protein PhnA (TIGRFAM: alkylphosphonate utilization operon protein PhnA~PFAM: PhnA protein-like), giving the protein MSDDDYIYDEATGEWISAADAGAAGATSQVEVRDSVGNLLADGDSVTLIKDLKVKGTSQTLKRGTVIKSIRLTGDDQEIDCRFEGIKGLVLRAEFVRKR
- a CDS encoding Cyclopropane-fatty-acyl-phospholipid synthase (PFAM: Cyclopropane-fatty-acyl-phospholipid synthase; Methyltransferase type 11; Methyltransferase type 12); translated protein: MNAQPPVRGQHLLLADRRFATGSSWVARLLAPGFQRLLDRIDLGLEEGAIEATLPDGSFRVLGGRKPGPVAIVELRNWNPLIRLVTTGSVGWYRSWADGEWTSPDPVPIFDLFMRNRHPLGELGRAQGPLRFFNLIWHAFRRNSRTNARRNIAFHYDLGNDFYELWLDRTMSYSSALFAEPIDAAEPIERAQHRKITALLDRLDLKPGAKLLEIGCGWGGLAEVAAADYGADVTGITLSVEQKAFADARLAAGGLSDHAHFEIRDYRDVPGQYDAVASVEMVEAVGEKYWPTYMEAIARALKPGGRAAIQYIEIDDDIFESYRTDADFIQTYIFPGGMLISESRFRAAAEKAGLRWEASSRHRFGLHYAETLRRWRESFDGAIAEGRLPTGFDEAFVKLWRFYLMYCEGGFAGGGIDVAQVTLVKA
- a CDS encoding cytochrome B561 (PFAM: cytochrome B561), with product MADERPLTRRYTSFAIVMHWLIAVLMIGNLLLGLLAEKLPDEDIRFAIDTHKSIGITVLGLVLLRILWRLGHRPPPFSTGMAAWERGLAHLAHFGLYLFMLWMPLTGWLHDSAWKAAPEIPLRLFGLFDVPRAGFVMALPADRKEMLHGLFGEMHEIGGYLLIALLLLHIAGALKHQFIDGEPEFRRMWPR
- a CDS encoding glycosyl transferase, family 2 (PFAM: glycosyl transferase, family 2), which codes for MTLSTSIEARFNAFSPRLNRRPLTLPALLLHGGALLVLVVLTAQAWQWTGILAWSVGLVYLAYDTALLLFVGVQTLPLRHFAPAQDGGGARPTLAVLVAAHNEAAVLEQTVHALLAQQDPPDIILIADDGSTDPTPRAMERAFGMAPPPLGEMAASPSVPSLRWLRLPHGGKARALNAALEAIDSDIVLTVDADTILAPDAIAAMRAAFHREPALVAATGLLRPICDRSAAGRLFEWFQTYEYVRNFISRFAWMRVDGLLLISGAFAGFRREAVVTVGGFDPECLVEDYELIHRLHRWSADHGCGWKVRVLGEARAQTDAPGHVAAFLRQRRRWFGGFLQTQYWNRDMVGNPRFGRLGTMMLPVKAFDTVQPLFGLVAFTLLLGFAMEGRLPVVGPILIAMLAKVAIDLGFHIWSIMLYRRWSGGMLPEGWGRVLAASFIEPFSFQLLRHLGAAWGWVAFLTRSSTWSKARRGGILARAAS
- a CDS encoding SNARE associated Golgi protein (PFAM: SNARE associated Golgi protein) — encoded protein: MTGWVQQLIADGGYLGLFLLMFGETVFPPIPSEVIMSMAGLQAAKGTMLLPAAILAGTAGAMLGNIVWYLAARRLGLDRLRPLIERHGRWLTMDWAEVDRGERWFMRHGHLFVCIGRMLPTARSLVSVPAGLMRMRFLPFLLWSSVGTLGWSTMLAVGGWVLGTRFAAMEAWLGVASTVLLAVLGGFYIWRVLTWKPSR